One window of Papaver somniferum cultivar HN1 chromosome 9, ASM357369v1, whole genome shotgun sequence genomic DNA carries:
- the LOC113314169 gene encoding phosphatidylglycerol/phosphatidylinositol transfer protein-like: MASVQFKFILPIFLVAAFLILPSIQAKPVKYCDKTGNNYAVKISGVDINPEPVVSGKPATFKIHASTEQELLGAELVLEVRYFGVHVHTEKHDLCEEAGGGCPIKTGDFVISHSQDLPGFTPPGPYSLQMKMNSKDGDQLTCISFNFRIKADYVADI; the protein is encoded by the exons ATGGCGTCAGTTCAGTTCAAGTTCATTCTCCCGATCTTCCTCGTTGCTGCTTTTCTCATCTTACCTTCGATTCAAGCCAAACCTGTTAAATACTGCG ATAAGACAGGCAACAACTATGCTGTTAAGATCAGTGGAGTTGACATAAATCCAGAGCCAGTTGTTAGTGGcaaacctgcaaccttcaaaatTCATGCATCCACTG AGCAAGAACTGCTTGGAGCAGAATTGGTGCTAGAGGTGCGATACTTTGGGGTCCATGTCCATACTGAGAAACATGATCTGTGTGAGGAAGCAGGAGGTGGTTGCCCCATTAAAACGGGTGACTTCGTGATCTCTCACTCCCAGGACTTGCCTGGATTCACTCCACCA GGCCCATACAGCCTCCAGATGAAGATGAACAGTAAAGATGGGGATCAGTTGACATGCATTAGCTTTAATTTCAGAATAAAGGCCGACTATGTTGCTGATATTTGA